The following are encoded in a window of Cyprinus carpio isolate SPL01 chromosome A13, ASM1834038v1, whole genome shotgun sequence genomic DNA:
- the LOC109113083 gene encoding semaphorin-4G-like, translating to MLKMLTHSACLLLLMLLGVVSTLWGYPFRPPLDLDVIPRTTVLSNGLLGLRRFRGSTLNYSLLLLEEEAGVLYVGARGALYALQASDISSSPPQTIDWEASDDQKQQCLNKGKDNKTECYNHIRFLQRFNSTHLFTCGTHAFSPLCAYINGRTFKFSSAFEEGREKCPYDPTKGYTGLLIDQQMYTASQYEFRSFPDIRRNSPNPTLRTEEAPTQWLQEADFVGSALVRESVSSSVGDDDKIYFFFTEKSQELSPYFSHSRVARVARVCKRDRGGLLTLQKKWTSFLKARLVCSLPDYEFHFNVLRSVFFLEGSSSQDSVFYGIFGLEWKNIKASAICQYSVSDVQWAFEGPYIESKEDSSSKWTQYTGKVPIPRPGSCITDNLRAKGINSSTNLPDDVLHFVRRHPLMHRQILPQEQRPLLFRRNVDYTKIAVHRVTGLDGHIYHVLFIGTDEGWLQRAVKVIGKLHIIEELQLFEEPQPVESIVISEKQMSVYVGSPTSVVQLPLSTCSRYSSCFDCVMARDPFCAWDGLECVEITSHNRRANLTQDILNGNQGCDESIADDQVLHRSRSVMTGDDVLLQCELSSNLATPEWMLDGKELPGYGLDSGYRVGTDGLLVIEARPYQSGNYCCFALENGVHVPVVIYNLTVRKELPAPPPVEPTRPRLTTAIYWTIQSSKSDSSDDFNPTPMSPRFEFLSVRNMEAMYLSLITILGGLCLVLTVILIYVGFCLQGQRGKYSLRAASRAERKRGAHMELKTISSHCNGKLDAHDGLLQIVPGEATTSPNKELPPAPPLPPPPESEFVSGLSATLPSVLRKMNGNSYVLLRQTDGDTMSPLYYSFTEELNRILEKRKHTQLCSKPDESSV from the exons ATGCTGAAGATGTTGACCCACAGTGCATGTCTGCTGCTCTTAATGTTGCTGGGTGTTGTGTCCACTCTGTGGGGTTACCCCTTCAGACCCCCGCTAGACCTGGACGTGATCCCCAGAACTACGGTCCTCTCCAACG GGCTGTTGGGCCTCAGGCGCTTCAGAGGCTCGACACTGAACTACAGTTTATTGCTACTGGAGGAGGAGGCAGGCGTGCTGTACGTGGGAGCGAGAGGGGCTTTATATGCTCTGCAGGCTAGTGACATCTCCAGCAGCCCTCCGCAGACC ATTGACTGGGAGGCATCAGATGATCAGAAGCAGCAATGCTTGAACAAAGGGAAAGATAACAAG ACAGAGTGCTACAACCACATACGATTCCTGCAGAGGTTCAACAGCACACACTTGTTTACTTGTGGCACACATGCTTTCAGCCCTCTGTGTGCATACATT AATGGGAGAACGTTTAAGTTCTCGTCAGCCTTCGAGGAGGGTCGAGAGAAATGTCCATATGACCCCACCAAAGGCTACACTGGCCTGTTGATTG ATCAGCAGATGTACACAGCATCTCAGTATGAGTTCCGGAGCTTTCCTGATATCCGTCGCAACTCTCCGAATCCCACATTAAGAACAGAAGAGGCTCCAACTCAATGGCTACAAG AGGCTGATTTTGTGGGCTCAGCGCTGGTGAGGGAGAGTGTCAGTAGCTCAGTGGGAGATGACGATAAGATTTACTTCTTCTTCACCGAGAAGAGTCAAGAGCTCAGTCCATACTTCAGTCACAGCAGAGTCGCACGGGTCGCTCGAGTGTGCAAG AGAGACAGAGGAGGTCTCCTCACACTGCAGAAGAAGTGGACCTCCTTCCTGAAGGCCCGTCTGGTGTGTTCTTTACCTGACTATGAGTTTCACTTCAACGTGTTGCGGAGTGTGTTTTTTCTGGAGGGCTCCAGCTCTCAGGACTCTGTTTTCTATGGCATATTTGGTCTGGAATG GAAAAACATAAAGGCATCTGCTATCTGCCAGTACTCGGTTTCGGATGTCCAGTGGGCCTTTGAGGGTCCTTACATAGAAAGCAAAGAGGACTCCAGCTCCAAATGGACCCAGTACACAGGGAAGGTGCCAATACCACGACCTGGCTCG TGCATCACAGATAATCTTAGAGCAAAAGGCATCAACTCATCCACCAACCTGCCAGACGATGTACTTCACTTTGTCCGTCGCCATCCGCTCATGCACAGACAGATCCTTCCTCAAGAACAGCGCCCTCTGCTGTTTAGGAGGAATGTGGACTACACCAAAATTGCTGTACACAGAGTGACTGGTCTTGATGGTCACATATATCATGTACTCTTCATTGGGACAG ACGAAGGTTGGCTGCAAAGGGCTGTGAAGGTTATTGGAAAGCTGCACATCATTGAGGAGCTGCAGCTGTTTGAGGAACCCCAGCCAGTGGAAAGTATAGTCATCTCTGAGAAACAG ATGAGTGTGTATGTGGGTTCGCCCACCTCAGTGGTGCAGTTGCCCTTGTCCACATGCAGCAGATACTCCTCGTGCTTTGACTGTGTGATGGCGCGTGATCCCTTCTGTGCCTGGGATGGACTGGAGTGTGTGGAGATTACATCACACAACAGAAG GGCCAATCTGACACAGGATATTCTGAATGGAAACCAGGGCTGTGATGAATCCATAGCAGATG ATCAAGTGTTACACCGCTCTCGCTCTGTGATGACGGGTGATGACGTGCTGCTTCAGTGTGAGCTCAGCTCCAATCTGGCAACCCCTGAGTGGATGCTGGATGGAAAGGAACTGCCGGGTTATGGACTGGACTCCGGTTACCGCGTCGGCACTGACGGTCTCCTGGTCATCGAAGCACGGCCTTACCAGAGCGGCAACTACTGCTGCTTTGCCCTGGAGAATGGTGTCCATGTTCCTGTGGTGATCTACAACTTGACAGTTCGCAAGGAGCTTCCCGCACCTCCTCCTGTTGAGCCAACGCGGCCACGGTTGACCACTGCGATCTACTGGACCATTCAATCTTCCAAAAGTGACTCCTCGGATGACTTCAATCCAACCCCAATGTCTCCTCGCTTCGAGTTCCTGTCTGTGAGGAACATGGAGGCCATGTACCTATCCCTAATCACAATTCTAGGAGGCCTGTGTCTTGTTCTAACAGTCATCCTGATTTATGTGGGATTCTGTTTGCAAGGACAGAGGGGTAAATACTCTTTACGGGCTGCATCTCGTGCCGAAAGAAAGCGAGGTGCCCACATGGAGCTGAAGACCATCTCCAGCCACTGCAATGGGAAACTGGATGCTCACGACGGCCTGCTGCAGATCGTCCCTGGAGAAGCAACAACATCACCCAACAAAGAGCTTCCTCCTGCTCCACCTCTCCCACCGCCACCAGAATCAGAGTTTGTCAGTGGACTCTCTGCCACTTTACCCAGCGTCTTACGCAAGATGAATGGCAACAGCTATGTGTTGttgagacagacagatggagacacCATGTCTCCGCTCTATTACTCCTTCACAGAGGAGCTCAACAGGATACTGGAGAAGAGGAAGCACACGCAGCTGTGTAGTAAACCCGATGAGAGCTCAGTGTGA
- the slf2 gene encoding SMC5-SMC6 complex localization factor protein 2, producing MSTMADTRPPDRNLEACSTVKELIPLGAPRRDSVDATPHPGSGSLCLEPSEKTPKLLSSLPKCIPSTKNPELEQRDKPTSAALKASNKRPHQDSILDCKVVMRKLQPNNGNINSRKDGSLNSTVKKDTLRSTTSYNREREISFALSKELNENLRVGGGLFQSDAVKGQRHSLPHTSHSGRNPESSSSCLFQHKPKASINTGERFIHHPDQKKDRLENRDHKTSHCSNMSSQKELSTPHHKTSPEGRMSLSAKRKREGSTDSEKEIKRPCVDFQPTSPLKFVRRAFVKSSNESVITIKEKESPKPLPVAPNSSNKPRPPPSLARQLFEPCKNSNTGSDKPHSFQLCKSPTTAEPKDAMVARANKNPKAPPSQPHLRKVSPKSSTTFDSIETLFTPDCCLPLPKTHNKKTNAERETCTVSRHTSPTSDHKESVKIHLSPHHPDLRSPSFAEQANSCKMESDERTQLKVEQSRSPKAIMPAPAVLVKEESREQNCFPQWKDPLDIELGDDSGDELREHCNISLSSSSSGHEDDPLPSLEKLMSRRDHVPVTPEKDAFSEPNTPISKAAPEAAKTKAISYRNTLEQMLQEKEQYQRSKELERQLLESCKEDLLNSYEDENSESKEEDISLEQREFLQRFSVASCAIRDIHPGEEVFLPARFGRLFNHQTLDLRKISVTPHNKSQQILLQARTEHVLSLISAGLLRKAYFSFPCQPEVTLWLFQMMSVHPNPIISSHIMQSLQTIALSAAQHIVEHQSQSYKVWVPSVRDITLVFLNMGASFISLFPLEALQPPFTEGDLLESFQPEETSQDRVISDMKDNAILPVHNLESVLNYLSLCTALCPRAYTDEELLLLLAVVCRIGLETHFQLLPTGHFSLLLQNLLKNITHWDVQISKACQTLTDLSEDHHNLRRLVYLLTHINSLCNYSSAIVQLKRHLSVSIISKLLNHTCTYKPSGTEFKLSELKPFLPQMRPSSLLKGLRSARRAEDCDANLDQQAYYLCYSLLTLTNEASNFEFLPSAQRSDLRSLSSQLEKHIKCDIRESEKMLYRSKVKDFVARIYTKWQVLLTRTRPQEGKLYDYWKPPPEDEVSSSPQGQSCIKSQDTLESAEETLTTEWSSTESDVDAESEEEEENMPKECEEPQPLEREVKIERDEEDCVEDISDEEEKNDEPKQQLMELEDDRKFEPISDEEPFESHQDSECEEPQLLEREVNIERDDEDCVEDISDEEEENDEPKQQLTELEDDRKFELISEEELFESHEDSECEDDDDLMNREEELLKDEESHEENRKHVPVEENTEVLEELEDLLKS from the exons tgaaaGAATTAATTCCACTTGGCGCTCCACGACGTGACAGTGTAGATGCCACACCACATCCTGGGTCCGGTAGTCTGTGTCTTGAACCTTCTGAGAAGACTCCAAAACTCTTGAGCTCACTGCCTAAATGCATCCCGTCCACTAAAAACCCTGAGCTGGAGCAGAGGGACAAGCCCACTTCAGCTGCACTCAAAGCCTCCAATAAGAGACCACATCAGGATAGTATTCTGGATTGCAAAGTTGTTATGAGAAAGCTACAACCAAATAATGGCAACATTAACTCCAGAAAGGATGGCTCTCTCAATTCCACAGTTAAAAAGGACACTCTGCGGAGCACCACTTCttacaacagagagagagaaatttctTTTGCTCTCAGTAAGGAGCTGAATGAAAACTTGAGG GTCGGAGGAGGTTTGTTTCAGTCAGATGCTGTGAAAGGCCAGAGACATTCTCTTCCTCATACATCCCATTCCGGGCGTAACCCTGAGAGCAGTAGTTCCTGCTTATTCCAGCATAAACCGAAAGCATCAATTAACACAGGGGAACGATTCATCCACCATCCTGATCAGAAAAAAGATAGACTGGAGAATAGAGACCACAAAACCTCTCACTGTAGCAACATGTCCTCACAGAAG GAATTAAGCACCCCTCACCACAAGACTAGTCCAG AGGGCAGGATGTCCCTATCtgcaaagagaaaaagagagggtaGTACAGACAGTGAGAAGGAAATTAAACGGCCGTGTGTTGATTTCCAACCCACCTCACCTTTAAAGTTCGTCAGGCGTGCTTTTGTGAAGTCCAGCAATGAGTCTGTGATAACTATAAAGGAGAAAGAGTCTCCTAAACCGCTTCCTGTCGCACCAAACAGCAGCAACAAACCGAGACCTCCTCCTTCCCTCGCTAGGCAGCTCTTTGAACCATGTAAAAACTCAAATACAGGGAGCGACAAACCTCACTCATTTCAACTCTGTAAATCACCCACGACTGCAGAGCCTAAAGACGCTATGGTGGCACGAGCCAACAAAAATCCCAAAGCTCCACCAAGCCAGCCGCATTTGCGCAAAGTCTCTCCAAAGTCAAGCACAACGTTCGACAGCATCGAGACTCTCTTTACTCCAGACTGCTGCTTGCCATTGCCCAAAActcataacaaaaaaacaaatgctgaGAGAGAAACTTGTACAGTCTCCAGACACACAAGCCCCACTTCTGACCATAAGGAGAGTGTTAAAATTCACTTGTCCCCTCATCATCCTGATCTAAGATCACCAAGCTTTGCAGAACAAGCCAATTCATGTAAGATGGAATCGGATGAAAGAACGCAGTTGAAAGTGGAGCAGTCACGCAGCCCCAAGGCTATCATGCCTGCCCCAGCTGTTTTAGTGAAAGAAGAATCAAGAGAACAGAACTGCTTCCCCCAGTGGAAAGATCCCTTAGATATTGAGCTGGGAGACGACTCTGGCGATGAGCTGAGAGAACACTGCAATATCagcctcagcagcagcagcagtggtcATGAAGATGATCCGCTGCCATCTCTGGAGAAACTGATGAGTCGGAGAGACCATGTGCCGGTTACTCCCGAAAAAGATGCTTTCTCAGAGCCCAACACACCGATCTCAAAAGCAGCA CCCGAGGCAGCGAAAACCAAAGCCATTAGTTATAGAAATACACTGGAGCAGATGCTGCAAGAGAAGGAACAATATCAGAG GTCAAAAGAGTTGGAGAGACAGTTACTTGAGTCATGTAAAGAGGATCTGCTGAATTCATATGAGGATgagaacagtgaaagtaaagagGAAGACATCTCACTTGAGCAAAG ggAATTTTTGCAACGGTTCTCGGTTGCCTCGTGTGCCATCAGGGACATCCACCCAGGAGAGGAAGTATTCTTACCTGCTAGGTTTGGTCGACTCTTCAACCACCAGACGCTGGACCTGAGGAAGATTAGTGTGACTCCACATAACAAATCACAACAAATCCTCCTTCA GGCCCGTACTGAGCATGTGCTGTCTCTGATCAGTGCTGGCTTGTTGAGGAAAGCCTACTTTTCTTTCCCTTGTCAGCCTGAGGTTACACTCTGGCTTTTCCAG ATGATGTCAGTTCACCCAAACCCCATTATTTCCTCACACATCATGCAGTCCTTGCAGACCATTGCTCTGTCTGCTGCTCAACACATAG TTGAACACCAGAGCCAAAGTTATAAAGTGTGGGTTCCTTCTGTACGGGATATCACCCTGGTTTTCCTGAACATGGGGGCGTCATTTATCAGTCTGTTCCCTTTGGAGGCTCTGCAACCCCCTTTTACTGAGGGAGACCTTTT AGAGAGCTTTCAGCCGGAAGAAACCAGCCAAGACCGAGTGATATCTGACATGAAAGACAATGCCATTTTACCAGTACATAATTTGGAGAGTGTTCTCAAC taCCTCTCTCTGTGTACTGCATTGTGTCCGAGAGCATACACTGATGAGGAGCTGCTCTTGCTTCTGGCGGTGGTGTGTAGAATTGGACTGGAGACTCATTTTCAGCTGCTACCAACTGGACACTTTAGCCTCCTGCTCCAGAATCTGCTCAAAAACATCACACACTGGGATGTACAG ATATCTAAAGCTTGTCAGACCCTGACTGATTTGTCAGAAGATCATCACAACCTCAGGAGACTCGTTTATCTTCTTACACATATAAATTCTTTATGCAATTATTCATCtgctattgt GCAATTAAAACGACACCTGAGTGTGTCTATCATCTCAAAGCTTTTGAATCACACCTGCACTTATAAACCCTCAGGGACAGAGTTTAAG CTATCTGAGCTGAAACCTTTCTTACCTCAAATGCGTCCCTCGTCCCTACTGAAAGGCCTCAGGTCTGCAAGGAGAGCAGAAGATTGTGATGCCAATCTAGACCAACAA GCATATTACCTCTGCTATAGCCTTTTGACTTTGACAAATGAAGCCTCCAATTTTGAGTTTTTACCCTCAGCTCAGAGA AGTGATCTGCGGAGTCTTTCTTCTCAGCTGGAGAAGCATATTAAGTGTGACATAAGGGAGAGCGAGAAAATGCTGTATAGGAGCAAG GTGAAAGACTTTGTGGCAAGGATATACACCAAGTGGCAGGTGCTTCTCACACGAACGAGGCCTCAGGAG GGAAAGCTGTATGATTACTGGAAGCCCCCACCAGAGGATGAGGTGTCCAGCAGTCCTCAGGGCCAGTCCTGCATTAAATCACAAGACACTTTAGAGAGTGCAGAAGAAACTCTGACCACAGAGTGGAGCAGTACAGAATCAGATGTAGATGCTGAGAgtgaagaggaagaagagaacATGCCGAAAGAGTGTGAGGAACCTCAACCTCTGGAGAGGGAAGTGAAGATCGAACGAGATGAAGAAGATTGTGTGGAAGACATCAGTGATGAAGAGGAGAAAAATGATGAGCCAAAGCAACAGCTGATGGAGCTAGAGGATGATAGAAAGTTTGAACCAATATCTGATGAAGAGCCCTTTGAAAGTCACCAAGACTCAGAGTGTGAGGAACCTCAGCTTCTGGAGAGGGAGGTGAATATCGAACgagatgatgaagattgtgtagAGGACATcagtgatgaagaggaggaaAATGATGAGCCAAAGCAACAGCTGACGGAGCTAGAGGACGATAGAAAGTTTGAACTAATATCTGAAGAAGAGCTGTTTGAAAGTCACGAAGACTCAGAgtgtgaggatgatgatgatctCATGAACAGAGAGGAGGAGCTTCTAAAAGATGAAGAGTCTCATGAAGAAAATAGAAAGCACGTACCTGTAGAAGAAAACACAGAGGTGTTAGAGGAGCTTGAGGACCTGTTAAAGAGCTAA